The Parambassis ranga chromosome 14, fParRan2.1, whole genome shotgun sequence genome includes a window with the following:
- the asl gene encoding argininosuccinate lyase yields MANTEGSKLWGGRFVGDTDPIMERFNASIAYDQRMWDADIRGSKAYVKALENAKLVSTEEMEQILHGMDQIAEEWSKGVFVIKPEDEDIHTANERRLKELIGAPAGKLHTGRSRNDQVVTDMRLWLRDAITTLTDTSLQLVSTMVERAAVEIDVLFPGYTHMQRAQPIRWSHWILSHAVALSRDVDRLMEIKKRVNILPLGSGAIAGTPLNIDREMLRKELGFDDISLNSMDATGQRDFVVEFLFWASLCLTHLSKMAEDLMLYSTKEFSFVTLSDAYSTGSSLMPQKKNADSLELIRSKAGRVFGRCAGFMMALKGLPSTYNKDLQEDKEAMFDCYDTALAVLQVTTGVMSTLKINQSVMEAALSPDMLATDLAYYLVRKGVPFREAHGISGKVVFAAESRNMALNQLSVEDLSVVSPLLESDVSSVWDYRSSVEQYSAPGGTAKCSVTAQVEHLRNWLIKTRTQ; encoded by the exons ATGGCTAATACAGAG GGAAGTAAACTATGGGGAGGTCGGTTCGTGGGAGACACGGATCCTATCATGGAGAGGTTTAATGCATCCATCGCTTATGACCAGAGGATGTGGGATGCTGACATTCGAGGTAGCAAGGCTTATGTTAAAGCTCTGGAAAACGCAAAGCTGGTGAGCACAGAGGAGATGGAGCAAATCTTACATGGGATGGatcag ATTGCTGAAGAGTGGTCTAAAGGTGTTTTTGTGATCAAACCTGAAGATGAAGACATACATACTGCAAATGAGCGCAGGCTAAAG gagCTGATTGGGGCACCTGCAGGGAAGCTGCACACGGGCAGAAGCAGAAATGACCAG GTGGTGACTGACATGAGGCTGTGGCTGCGAGACGCCATCaccaccctgacagacacctccCTCCAGCTTGTATCTACCATGGTGGAGCGTGCAGCAGT AGAAATTGACGTCCTTTTTCCTGGATACACCCACATGCAGAgggctcagccaatcagatggagCCACTGGATTCTAAG TCATGCTGTTGCTCTGAGCAGAGATGTGGATCGCCTTATGGAGATTAAGAAAAGAGTGAACATCTTACCTCTCGGCAG tggtgCTATCGCTGGGACGCCGCTCAACATTGACAGGGAAATGCTGCGAAAAG AGTTGGGTTTTGATGACATCAGTCTGAACAGCATGGATGCCACAGGCCAAAGAGACTTTGTTg tggaGTTCCTGTTCTGGGCGTCGTTGTGTTTGACCCATCTCAGTAAGATGGCCGAGGATCTGATGCTGTACAGCACAAAGGAGTTCTCCTTCGTCACGCTCTCGGACGCCTACAg caCAGGCAGCAGTCTGAtgccacagaagaagaatgctGACAGTCTGGAGCTGATCAGGAGCAAAGCAGGTCGTGTCTTTGGCAGA TGTGCAGGTTTTATGATGGCACTGAAGGGCCTGCCCAGCACTTACAACAAAGACCTGCAG GAGGATAAGGAGGCCATGTTTGACTGCTATGATACTGCTCTGGCTGTGCTGCAGGTGACAACCGGGGTCATGTCGACTCTTAAG aTCAATCAGAGTGTGATGGAAGCTGCCCTCAGTCCTGACATGTTGGCTACTGATCTGGCCTACTATCTTGTGAGGAAGGGG GTGCCATTCAGAGAGGCCCATGGTATATCAGGCAAAGTTGTGTTCGCAGCTGAATCCAGAAATATGGCCTTGAATCAGCTCTCTGTGGAAGACCTGAGCGTTGTTAG CCCTCTGTTGGAAAGTGACGTCTCCTCAGTGTGGGACTACAGGAGCAGTGTGGAGCAGTACAGCGCCCCTGGAGGCACAGCCAAGTGTAGTGTCACTGCACAGGTGGAGCACCTGAGGAACTGGCTGATAAAAACACGAACCCAGTGA